The genome window TGCACATCGTCCGATTGATCGATGATTTCATCGAGAATATTGAAAAACGGCGCAGTGTTGAGCGATTTGTGATCGCGTTTTAGCGAAAAGCCCAGCGGAAACGGATATGCATCGCCGTTGATGGTGACATCGAACATATCGACAAACAAATTTTCCCCGTCGCTGTTGAGGTATTGGCAGCCGGCGATCGGGAATTTTTCATCGAGAAAAACGATTGCGCCGCCGGATTTGTCATTTTGCTCAATTTTCACCGCATCTTTTCCGTCGGGATAATTGAAAATCACCAGCAGCGTTTTTGGTTTTATTTTGAGATGATGTTTCAGATACGGCTGGTAGTTCAAAAAATGGGTTTTTTCGGCGGAAAGCCGCAGTTTTAAATCCAGTTCGCCGGCGGCGAAAATGCTTTCCGCATGTTTTGCAATTGCAGAAAACGAACGCAATTTGGTAGCGCCTTTTTTGTCGGGCGGCTGAACGTCCGGCAAAAAATTGCTGAGCAAATTGTTCACCAGCCATTTGCTGTTAAAGTGGCGAATGTAATCATCGTAAAAACTGTCGCCGAATTCGATGCTCAATTCGCCGTCCAGCGAGATTTGCAAATCACCGTCGCGGGTGAGCCAGCGCGTATCCACCGATTCCGTGCGCACCTGCCGGATTTCATTTGGCGCACCGCTGCTGCCGGATTTGCGGCGAATGCTTTGCTCCACCAGCGTTTCGGCAACTGCTTCCTCGTCTTCCCACGCGATGAATATTTCTTCCGGCGAATCGCTGAGCAATTCCTGTTCGGTTTCGCTCAGCAGCATATCTTTAACGGGATCGTAACAATGGGACATTTCCCGGCTCATTTGCATGCCGGGAAATGCTTTTTTGGCGAGAATTTCCGCGCCGTTGTCGGTGAGTTTCAGCGCGTTGAGCGGCACATTTGCCAGCGAATCAATTTTCTGGTTGCTGCGGACCAATCCCAGTTCCACCAGTTGTTGCAACGATGGCAGCACCATCCGGTCGGTTTCCGGCACGTTCAGCATTTCGCCGAAAACGCGATCCAGCGTATAGCCCCCGTAATTGTGATCGTTGGAAAATCGCGAAATCAATTCCAGAATCGATTGCTCGAAAACCGTCGGTTTGCGCAGCGCAGCGTAACTCACTTTGCTGCGAATCTGCAACACCGGAAAGGAAATGTGAATCGTCGCGATTTTCATAATTTCAATCCACGCAAAGCGGGGTGATTTCCGCCGTCAATTTCTGAGATCGAACACCCGCGGCCAAAACGGTGCGCCGGTTTGCAGATATTCGTCATCATAATTTATATATATATAGTTCATTTCCAACCCGATATTGTAATACACACTTCGCGAAACATCAAATTGATATTGCGGAAATTGATGAATCAGGTCATAAATTTCCGCTTCTGTCATCGCCGGATTAACCAGGCTGATGTATTTTGCGTTTTCAAACGGGTTGTTCGATAGCAATAATTTCAACACACCATTATTCCAATTTTCACCAGATAAGATAAGGTTTTCTGCGGATTTAGCAAATGCGCTTTGCGTAAAAAGATTCAATTCCGCCAGGTTTTCGAATGCAATATTGTGAATTTTGGGTTGAAATTTAATCGAACTGAGATGCGCATAAAAACTGTTCCGGGAATCGATACTGTTATCAGGTTCACTCTTTTTCTCCGGGTCACCGGGTTCGCTAAAACTATTTTTGTCAACATAACTTTGGTATTTCTCTGTCCAATTTAACCGCATTATTGGCATATCAACTTCTTTTTTTGCCAAGCTCAAGGTGGGCAAAATTCGCGTGCGAATGTGTTGCAATGTTGAATCCATCATGAAAATAATTGCCGGAATGGGTGAACTGGTGATGCCGTTTATTTCGAGATGGTCAAGATTTTGAAATAACGGGCTCTGCCAATTGACCCCATCTTCGTCCAACGCCTTACTCAACGCCGGGAAACTGGCATTAAACGATCTACCAAAATCGGTTTTCTTTAACCAGACAAAGATGCCGCAATTGTTTAATTTCAACACTTTCAGGTTGCCCGGTGTGTCCATCGGCAGCCATCTGAAAATCGTATTTTCGAATGTGTTGTTGCTTAAATCCAGATATTTCAGTTGCGGGATAAGTGAAGATGTGACAAAATATGGCAGCTTTTTTTTGTCTAAATCAACATTCCGTAATTCCAGTTTTTCCAATTTTGGGAAAGCTTCGGCAGTCAAAAATCCAAAAAATTTGTCTGATAATTTGGTATCATTTATCCGCAACGTTATCAATTCGGGCGCTAATCCACCCATAAATGCAGTGTTTTTTACTTTGATATTGCTATCCTCAAGCTCCAGAAATTCGAGCTTTGGCAGTTGTGCGGAAAACTGTTCCCAAAAATGATCTGGCATATTGGTTTTGACCAGCGAAAGATATCGAATGTTTTCGCTAAAATTTGCCATAGCCAAGCTCTTGTCTTTTTTGATTTTAACATCACGTAATTCGAGTTTGCTCAACACGTTTTTTGATAATGCCAGAAGCTGATTTAAATCATCCGCCTCAATTTCCATCTTTCTGATGCTGAGCGTTGCTGCGTTTTTGAGAAAAGGTAATTCCAGAGCTTCAGAAAATCTGTTCTGTAACAAAACGTCCGGATTATCAATGGCAATTCTCAGTTGTTCGCCTTCATCAAATGTTTGCGATTCGATAAATTGTAAATCAAAATAATGTGTGATAGCTATTGTTCTCATTCCTGTTTGCGCAACCAATGCTGTGAATGCGAACAAAAGCAGTAGCGAAAATGTGGTTGTATATTTCATTCTAATTTCCTTGTCAAGTTCTTTTATAACAGCATCTTATCGACCAAATACGGGTGGTTTGGGCATGGTTTGTTGAAAAAGCATGTGATGATTCATCCAATGCATGTCAAATTGAAAAGCATTAGAACTTAAGCCAAGCGCATTCACATTAATAGTGTGAAATGAGTGCTGGTTGTCCGCAAATTTTTCACGCAATTCGAATAATTCAACATTATTAATGTTGGTATTTGCGAGATAAATATTTTGAACAGCGGCAAATTTGGGCATAGCTAACAGGTATTCAACATCCGCCGTTTCGATATCCGGCGATGCCAATGTTATGCTCGTTAGTTTGGTCGCCAGAGAATCGGGGATCAGTTCGATTTCATATCGAGAGGAGAAAAACCAGCCGAGTTTTCCAGCCGACGCGCGATCTGCTGCCGAAATATTCGGATCGGTCAAATACGCGATTCTTTTAAAACCACCGGAAAAAACGCTATTGGCCTGAAAAGCAGGAATTGTGCTTAAAATTTGCTCGTTTGTTTTTGCGAAAACACCTGCGTTTGTGTATTCGAAATCTCCGGAATGCGCAATCCCCGGTGGTGACAAAATAGTTTTGCCAAGTTTTTCTTTTTTACTGAAATTGTTAATAAACAGTTGTTTAAGTGGCGAGAAAAGCCACAAATGCCCATTCAGTAGTTGAATGTAATCGTCAAAGTGAAAATCTTGATCGTACATTGAAACCGTATGTAAAGCCGAAAAAGCCCCACTTTGCGCTACGGGATTTTCTGCCAGTTTTTTTACGTTAATATCAGATTTGTCGAGAAATAATGATTCCAGTTTCGGGAATTTTTCCGCAGATGAAATCAGTTGTTCAAAAATGGTGTTGTTAATGTTGCAGCCGGATAAATCGAGAGATCGCAACTGTTGAAACGGCAGAAGTGTTATAAAAAAAACGTCGTCATCCATTTTTGTGCCGCGAAACGACAGCGTTTCCACTGTTGCCCAAAGTTTATCCATTCTCGGTAATTGGATTAACAATGTTTTTTCTTTAATATCTTTCTGGAATTCCCACCGAAACGTTTTCAAGTTGGCCGTTGAAAAAATCCGGCAAACACTCAACAAATCCGAATTATCCAGTTCCCCTTTACCAGTCGGATCGCTGGAAATAATCAATTCTTCAACCCCTGAGATGTGTGGTTTGAGCGCCGAAAGCATTGGATTGAGCAAGTTTTTGTAATTGTTTCCAGTAATCCGGATGGATATTAAAGCGAGTTGCGGTGCCAATGAATCCTTTTGAGCGATAAAGGATTCAATTTCATCCTTCCCGTTCAAATGCAGATAAACAATTTTGCCCTCGCTGTTTCGCAAAAAATTGAGCGAATGTTCAGCCAGCAACGGCATACAAAATAACAGCAAACAGAATAGCCCCTGTTTCCACTTCATTGAGAAATTCCTCCTAAAAAATTCCTGTAAATGTGGGTGTTATTGGTTCGGTAATAATTTTATGGAATAAAGTATTGAATTAGGAGAAAATTCACAAGATGAAAAAGAAATTGTACGACGGTTATTCGAAGGGGTGTAAACTGTTGTTTATTATTAAATTGTTGCCGAGGAAAATAGCCGTCCGCCGCTTTTCAGCGATTCGATGATGTCGCCGTAAATATGCTTTTTCACGCTACCGGGTTGATCCATATTTGGCAGCTCCACTTCGCAACCGGCGAAGGTATCTTTCGCACCGAAGATCACCAGCAATTCCTGCGCCCGGGAAAACGCCACGTTAATGCGCTCGAACTGCGCCACAAACTGCATGTTCGCGTTCGCGCCGCCGGGCAAATGCCGCACGAGGCTCACCAGAATAATCGATTTTTCCTTACCCTGAAACTGGTCCACCGTGTTCACGTCGATGTCCAGCACCTCAAACCGTTCGCGGCGAATGCGGCTGCGGATGTCGCCGATCTGTCGCCCGTAAAATGAAATCACGCCGACCGCTTTGCGTTTGTCCGGCCCGAAGCCGTTTTTGCGGGATTGCGCATCAATTTTGCGGAGCAACTCGATCATCAGTGTTGCTTCCAACGGATTGATTTTTGAGGTGCCACTTTGCCGCTCATATTGCGGTTTGCCCTGCGCATCCCGCGATGTATCCACCCACAGCGCATGCGTTTCCGGCACGATAAACCGCCGTCCGTCGCGTGCCGGGATGGTCATGCCGTGGCTGCGCTGGCGATCCGGTTCCGGCAGTCCGCAGGTGAGCCGGTGTTCGTAAAAATGGTTGATCACCGCCATAATTTGCGGATGCATGCGATACTGCACCAGCAGCGTTTCTTTTATCGCGCCGGCAGCCTGCTCAAAATAATTTTTGAACAGCGACGAGGTAACCATATCGCGGAAGCGATAAAAATTTTCTTTCGTAAGCAACGTTTTCAGGCGAGATGGCGCATCTTCGAGCGCTTCTTCCCACGAGCCTTCGCGCTCTTTGAACAGCGGCGGCAACTGCCGGTGATCACCGACGAGGATGGTTTTTCGCGCCAGCAACATGGGCATCAGCAGCTCCGGCGGGGTGGCTTTGCTCACTTCGTCGATGATCGCGACATCGAAAAAATGTTTGTTTTTGCCTTCCAGCAAACGCGGGTTTTCGTTGCAGGTGACGCCCACAACATTGCACAAATCGAGATATGTATCGATGAGATGCGGGTGATCCAGCGTCGCCTGCACCGGATTGCGCAACTGCGAGTGCCATTGCGAAATGAACGGTGCCCAACGTTCCCGGAAGTCACCTTCCAGCGCAAAACTGGCGGCGGATTCCACCAGCCGGTGCTCCAGTTCGTCGCGAACGGCGGCGGGATCGTCCAGCGCCGTTTGCTCGGGCAGCCAGCCGCGCGATTGCCAGATTTTAGCCTGTTCGCGCAGCTCCGCAGCAATCTGCGTTTTGATGTGCTGTTCGCGTTGTTTGGTATCGGTTTTGGCGGCGGTTTTGGCGAGCAGTTGCTGCTTTTCTTCGAGATTTTTGAGCATTTCCCGCAAATTTTCGGTCAGCTTTGCGCGGGCTTTTTCGATGCGTTTTCCGGTCGATTCGATGGTTTTCAGCCCGTTTTCGACCACTGTCAGCGCCTGTTGTCGGGTGCTGTCGTCGCCGGAAAGCCGCCGCTCCAGATCCGGTGAGAGATTGAAAATTTCCGCCAGCAATTTCAGGTTTGGTTTGGCTGATCGGCTGGATTCGGCGAGTTCGCGGCGCAGCGTTCGCCATTCGGCAAGTTGGCTGTCATCGCCGGATTCCAGCGCAGCTTCGACTGTCGCCAGCGATTGCTGAAGCTGCGAAATTTTTTCGCTATCCGGCTGCTGCGGTTCGCGGATTTTGGCGACAGCATCGCGAATGTCCGGCAGTTGCGATTGCAGCCGCAGCCACGCCCGCCACAAAGCGGGAAACTGTGTCGCGATTGGTGTCCGGTGGGGGATTCGTTCCGGTTGAAACGGCGGAACCAGCAAATCCACCAGCGCATCGCTCAAATGTTGCAGCGGATTTACAAACGCATTTTCCACCACTGCAGCCAGTTTTTCCGGCAGCGAAATTTCCGCAAGTTCATCGCCGGAAAGCAATTGCAGCAGTCCCGAAACCTGTGATTGCAACTGTTCCAGCGCCATCAGTTTTGGCGATTTTTCCGCCGGAATGTCACTCGATTTGGCGGCTTCGGCAAGCTGGTTTTCGCGGATTTCGAACCAGTCCAGCGCATCGCGGAGGGCGTTCAATTGCGCATCCTGAATTTGCCACGGTTTCAAAAATTGCGTTTCGGCAGCGTCCGCCAGCGATTGGTAAAATTTTTCCAGCACGCGGTCTTCGGCGAATCGCTCGCCTTCGGCGGATAATTTGTGGCGACGACCCAGCCGGATCGCCCGGATATCCGGCACGCTGGCCAATTTTTCCAGCGCGTTGTCCACCGCCAGATTCGCCTGCGATGCCAACAGCACGGTTTTCCCCTGCCGCGCGAGCTGGTAAATTGCCTCGCCGATGACCGTGGTTTTTCCGGTTCCCGGCGGACCCTGCACCAGCGCAACGTCCGGCGCATCGAGCATTTTTTGCACCGCGCGTTTTTGCCCGGCGTTGATGTTCGGCATCAGCCAATCGTCGATGGGTGTGCTGAGTTGCGGCGGCGTGGCTTTGTCGATATCGAACAGCCACGCGGAAATAAACGGTGCAAATCCGGATTGCCGTTCGAGCATGTCCAGCGCTTGTTGCTGGCGGTAAAGTACTGTAAAATCACCAATTAGCGAATTTGCCAAAAAACCGTTTTCCGGCAGTTGCGCCATGCGCTGTTCGAGATACATCGTTCGTTCGGCGGGCTTCATCGCCGGCAGTTGATCGCGGTCATCGGCGGGCAAATCGAATCGCACCAGCGCCACAAACGGCGATTCCCACGGACATCCGCGCAGCAATTTTTTGAATGCGGCAGCGTTCGCGGGTTGCGCATCCCGAAAATCGCCGAGCATCACGCCGGAGAAAAAACGGTTGTCCCGCGCATAGCGAAATTCCCATTCATTTTGCGAATAGCGCAGCGGAAAAACGCTCAGCGAATCTTCCCGGAACAGCGATTCCATCTCCCGGAATTCCTGCTCGTTTTTGGCGATCACATGAAATTTGAGCTGTTCATTTTCCAGCGATGCGTCCAGATAGCGAATGCCGCCCAGTTCGCGCTCAATGATTTCCCGTTTCCAATCCAGATAATCGCGCCAGTGATGCAAATTTTCCCGGGTTTGCAGCGCAATTTCCGGCAACTTTGCAATCAATTCCGGAGCGAGGATATTTTTCTCGGTGTGATCGCCGGAGAGGTTGCAGTTGACATCAATGGTTGCCTCGAACGGGCGCGGCGGCATGGCAACCACTTCCACAATGCGATCCACCACCAGTTGCGGCGCAACGTGATCCGTCGGAAAAAGATGCCCGCGAATGCCCAGCGTAACGCCGTTCGGCAGTTGCACCTGTGACGGATTTTGCGCCGGACGAACGGTCAAATCGAGATATTCCGGCTTCAGCGATGTGTTGGAGATAAAAAATTTGCGGGGTTCACCGGGCAAAAAAAACGCCCGGACATACGAGCCGAGCAAGGCATTGCTGTTGTCTTCCGGGAAAACCGGTTTGCCATAGCGCCGGACAATTTGTGCCAGTTGCTCTTGCAGTCGTTCCCGGTTTCGCTGAAAATCGATGTAGAGGTTTTCTGTCGCTTTGCTCATAAATTTCCGGATGATCGATCCGTTAAAAATTCATCACGTAACTGTTTAATTTAACAATTTTTACATTAATTGCCAGCAAAACTTGCGGAACCGCTTTTCGCTGCTGCAGCTATTCTAAAAGGTCATTTACTTCATGCTAAAATATGGTTAAAATTGATATATAAATCTTCCAGTTCAAACATTGATTGAGGGGCAATCCAATGGCTGAAAATGGAACGTATTGGCAAAAAATTGAACAGGTTGCTGATCAGTTGGCGACTGCCAAACGAGTCCTGTTTATTACCGGTGCGGGCATTTCGGCGGAGTCCGGCTTGCCGACTTACCGGGGCATCGGCGGGTTGTACGATGGCAAAGTTACCGAGCATGATATTCCCATCGAAGAAGCGCTTTCCGGTTTTATGATGCGAAACAATCCCCAACTGACTTGGCAATACCTCTCAGAAATTGAGAGGAAATCGCGCGGCGCGTTGCACAATGCGGCGCATCAGGTGATTGCGGAAATCGAGGATACTGGCCGCCGGGTTTGTGTGCTGACCCAAAATGTGGACGGATTTCACGTTGATGCAGGTTCGCAAAATGTGATTGAAATTCACGGGAATTTACGCACGCTGATTTGCCCGAAATGTGCCGAGCGCATCGAAAATGTGGATTATTCGGGCATCGATTTGCCGCCGGACTGTCCGAATTGCGGCACTATTATGCGTCCGGATGTAATTTTATTTGGGGAATTTCTGGAAGAAAAGAAAATTTCGCAGCTCTCTGCCGAACTGGCCCGGGGATTCGATGTGGTGTTCAGCGTGGGAACCAGCAGCCTGTTTCCCTACATTTCCGCTCCGGTCATTCATGCGGCTGAGCGGGGCATTCCAACGGTGGAAATCAACCCCGCTGAAACCGATATTTCTTCAATTGTAGCCACCAAAATAGGAACTGGCGCCGTGCAGGCAATGCGCGATATTTGGGGAAAAATTAAATAATTCCCCATTCTTCCAGATCCCATAAGGTGCTGATTATTCTGCAATAACCGGTTTGTGTGGCAGCACTTTGTTGCTGCTCAATTCACCGCGTTTTAATTCCATCACTTTTACTTTTTCAGCCTGAAGCGATTCTTTCAGGGAATCATTTGCTACTGTCGGATCAACCGTTTCACCGCAGGTGAAAACGTCGACCGCGGCATATCCGTATTCCGGCCAGGTATGGATTGCAAGATGAGATTCTGCGATGACCACAACCCCGCTGACACCGTGCGGGTTAAATGTGTGGAATGTCGAGCTGACAATTGTTGCGCCGCATTCCAGGGCAGCCTGTTTCATGTATGCTTCGATCATCTGTGAATCGTTCAGAATGTTGGCATCACATCCGTAAAACTCAGCCAGAATATGACGTCCCAAAGCGTTCATCGACAACGTTCAACTCCTTTTTCGTGTTTAATAATTAACCAGCAGGACTTCTGCAGGTTTGTTTGTTAAGTTCTTTAAAATTAATCGATTATCAAAAAAAATGTAAAAACAGGCCCCGCGGGTAACGCTACGTTTTTCCTCGTCAACAACCAGCTCCAGCGTGCCTTTCAAAATATATCCAAAACCTTCGTCATCTTCAAAACTCTTGTCGTAAACGGCGAATGGGGCAATGGTTACCACCATCGGTTCCATTTCCAGATATTTCAATTTGGGAATCAGGCTAAATACTTGAAAATCCTTGCCTTTGGTTTCCTCAACACGATCTTTTCTGGTGTAA of Calditrichia bacterium contains these proteins:
- a CDS encoding AAA family ATPase, producing the protein MSKATENLYIDFQRNRERLQEQLAQIVRRYGKPVFPEDNSNALLGSYVRAFFLPGEPRKFFISNTSLKPEYLDLTVRPAQNPSQVQLPNGVTLGIRGHLFPTDHVAPQLVVDRIVEVVAMPPRPFEATIDVNCNLSGDHTEKNILAPELIAKLPEIALQTRENLHHWRDYLDWKREIIERELGGIRYLDASLENEQLKFHVIAKNEQEFREMESLFREDSLSVFPLRYSQNEWEFRYARDNRFFSGVMLGDFRDAQPANAAAFKKLLRGCPWESPFVALVRFDLPADDRDQLPAMKPAERTMYLEQRMAQLPENGFLANSLIGDFTVLYRQQQALDMLERQSGFAPFISAWLFDIDKATPPQLSTPIDDWLMPNINAGQKRAVQKMLDAPDVALVQGPPGTGKTTVIGEAIYQLARQGKTVLLASQANLAVDNALEKLASVPDIRAIRLGRRHKLSAEGERFAEDRVLEKFYQSLADAAETQFLKPWQIQDAQLNALRDALDWFEIRENQLAEAAKSSDIPAEKSPKLMALEQLQSQVSGLLQLLSGDELAEISLPEKLAAVVENAFVNPLQHLSDALVDLLVPPFQPERIPHRTPIATQFPALWRAWLRLQSQLPDIRDAVAKIREPQQPDSEKISQLQQSLATVEAALESGDDSQLAEWRTLRRELAESSRSAKPNLKLLAEIFNLSPDLERRLSGDDSTRQQALTVVENGLKTIESTGKRIEKARAKLTENLREMLKNLEEKQQLLAKTAAKTDTKQREQHIKTQIAAELREQAKIWQSRGWLPEQTALDDPAAVRDELEHRLVESAASFALEGDFRERWAPFISQWHSQLRNPVQATLDHPHLIDTYLDLCNVVGVTCNENPRLLEGKNKHFFDVAIIDEVSKATPPELLMPMLLARKTILVGDHRQLPPLFKEREGSWEEALEDAPSRLKTLLTKENFYRFRDMVTSSLFKNYFEQAAGAIKETLLVQYRMHPQIMAVINHFYEHRLTCGLPEPDRQRSHGMTIPARDGRRFIVPETHALWVDTSRDAQGKPQYERQSGTSKINPLEATLMIELLRKIDAQSRKNGFGPDKRKAVGVISFYGRQIGDIRSRIRRERFEVLDIDVNTVDQFQGKEKSIILVSLVRHLPGGANANMQFVAQFERINVAFSRAQELLVIFGAKDTFAGCEVELPNMDQPGSVKKHIYGDIIESLKSGGRLFSSATI
- a CDS encoding S-adenosylmethionine decarboxylase proenzyme, whose protein sequence is MNALGRHILAEFYGCDANILNDSQMIEAYMKQAALECGATIVSSTFHTFNPHGVSGVVVIAESHLAIHTWPEYGYAAVDVFTCGETVDPTVANDSLKESLQAEKVKVMELKRGELSSNKVLPHKPVIAE
- a CDS encoding NAD-dependent protein deacylase — translated: MAENGTYWQKIEQVADQLATAKRVLFITGAGISAESGLPTYRGIGGLYDGKVTEHDIPIEEALSGFMMRNNPQLTWQYLSEIERKSRGALHNAAHQVIAEIEDTGRRVCVLTQNVDGFHVDAGSQNVIEIHGNLRTLICPKCAERIENVDYSGIDLPPDCPNCGTIMRPDVILFGEFLEEKKISQLSAELARGFDVVFSVGTSSLFPYISAPVIHAAERGIPTVEINPAETDISSIVATKIGTGAVQAMRDIWGKIK
- a CDS encoding helix-turn-helix transcriptional regulator, giving the protein MEIGAKIRRLRKLRGLTIEELATGAELTKGFISQVERDKTVPNVLNLKQIVEFLGVDLAKFFRDFEENEHSIYTRKDRVEETKGKDFQVFSLIPKLKYLEMEPMVVTIAPFAVYDKSFEDDEGFGYILKGTLELVVDEEKRSVTRGACFYIFFDNRLILKNLTNKPAEVLLVNY